A window from Chitinophaga filiformis encodes these proteins:
- a CDS encoding IPT/TIG domain-containing protein, producing MSPFLSVKKSLPKKNLSKLLSLLIMGLCFNELAAQPIIRSFTPVSGAPGTVVKIVGSGFDVTPANNIVYFGTVRASVTNATNTLLTVVTPSGAGFNPITVTQNGLTAYSSISFTATFRGKDQLQNESFTPAGDLTTGESPYSVATGDLDGDGKPDIVSINGGYPYSVSIYRNISANGAISFEKNTSLNTGKVPYDVAMGDINGDGKLDLIVTNSGDIYSYSISVFRNTSTNGSISFDEGIRYETGGSPTSVCISDLNLDGKPDIAVTNYISGTISVFQNAGTNGVISFATKQDYTVGTYPTGIASGDLNGDGKPELAVVNNLHETLSVLKNTSTTGLVSFSDRVDYSTGTSPSSVRIDDLDGDGKSDVIVSNAAAKSVFLFRNTSTGAGPISFAATTESILGSFASYFDLADLDGDGRPDLAITGDSIVLARNTSSIGRITFDRAYAISRADNISVADLDMDGKPDLATINVDDNIISIYKNTIDGPYVTSFAPTSAVTGTAVTIRGTNFKATNAVTFGGEPAAAFTVTADSIITAIVGEGASGPVQVTTAIRSGKLSGFIYLSPPAITSITPSVGTKGSVISIKGKDLKEITAVSFGGVPATSFTSQSDTSVIAVVGAGASGPVSLSTPYGNSSLPGFVYVVEGIAPVINNISPLSGPVGTIVTIRGSNFSTNPAANIVRFGPVRGKVVTATTTELTVAVPTGANYRPITVTTGRLTASTAQPFNVTFSSGGGPFTSNSFKSPVNFPASIRPEAIEIDDLDEDGKSDIVIAHSKQGGTCGSVLKNISTNGTLAFDTSLNLQGYDVGGAVHVTSGDLDGDGKLDLIYSTNYGGVCIFKNASSLGMISFPERILLPIANRPDFTVIADLDSDGKPDIAAISAASSTMTLFRNTSIAGVISFQEAGVVNTGRYPLAIKAGDLDGDGKPELIVPNSNDNNISIYKNMTAGKGISFASRVDYATLEFPCRVAIGDLDDDGMPEIIVAGRSSPNDSLSVFKNRSAGGLIKFAPMINYPTDWGANNVELEDLDGDKRLDIISPNGPHSISMFRNTNSNGTISLEDSVNFDIRDFTTGLSIGDMNGDGKPDIAVPLIFSDILAILQNDIATDQSPIVHSFTPAAAPADDIITIRGQHFTNATTVAFGGLPAKSFTVMSDSVIYAIVANGASGMISTTTPYGTGAIDGFNFITNTPALTVGAIFPDSATTGTIVTIIGTGFYKIKNVLFGGSPASRFIIVSDTLISAVVGTGASGDVGVAGLDTTVYIPGFSYITPPPVITSFRPVSATIGQPVKIYGRNFTGITQVSFGGTPATSFIVDSTGVITAVIGSGISGAVSVTAEGGTSTRPGFTYITPPPIINSFTPVAATIGDTVNISGENFSSTKDVLFGGVSALRFVVNSDSSITAIVGPGTSGEASVVTVNSIGKLAGFTYIVPTPFIKSFVPSSATTGTTVYINGSNFTDVSQVMFGGIPAASFELDSTKGIKAIVANGASGEVSVTTAGGTAVLPGFTYISSSATPVITSFTPLSATKGETVSITGSNLSNVTQVLFGGKPTTSFVIHSSTSITAIVGDGATGPITVITTKDTVNQDGFTYILHSPVISSFIPTSAAKGDTIRISGINFNNITQLLFGGVPAASFAVNSNNQIMAIVGDGASGDITVISGEGNSSMAGFIFMAPPIISSFAPVSATSGTLINISGNNFLKVSQVLFGGVRANSFIVNSPTNITAIVGEGASGAVSVIANNSIDSLPGFTYKKPPSVSPKALVVYPNPVFNGTVSIKHPMSAKTAHILLVDINGTVIKSLTVPPGETQTSLTGMDLLSGIYQIYWSDDDRRILQRVVIP from the coding sequence ATGAGTCCTTTTTTGTCTGTGAAGAAATCTCTTCCTAAGAAGAATCTAAGTAAATTACTTTCTCTTCTTATTATGGGCTTATGCTTTAATGAATTAGCAGCTCAGCCTATTATTAGATCTTTTACACCCGTCTCAGGAGCACCAGGAACGGTAGTAAAAATTGTCGGTAGTGGATTTGATGTTACCCCCGCAAATAATATTGTTTACTTTGGGACGGTCAGGGCTTCCGTCACAAATGCGACAAACACCCTACTCACTGTAGTAACACCTTCTGGCGCAGGTTTTAATCCCATAACAGTCACACAAAACGGATTAACCGCCTATTCATCCATTTCATTTACAGCAACCTTTCGGGGCAAAGATCAACTTCAAAACGAATCTTTCACTCCTGCGGGCGACCTCACTACAGGAGAAAGTCCCTACAGTGTTGCTACCGGCGATCTCGATGGCGATGGTAAACCGGATATTGTATCCATTAATGGCGGATATCCCTATTCTGTGTCGATATACAGGAATATCAGCGCCAACGGAGCAATTTCTTTTGAAAAGAATACCAGCCTGAACACGGGTAAAGTCCCATATGATGTGGCAATGGGAGATATAAATGGAGACGGAAAGCTGGATCTTATTGTTACCAACAGCGGCGATATATACTCATATTCAATTTCTGTTTTTAGAAATACCAGTACGAACGGATCGATATCTTTTGATGAAGGGATTCGGTATGAAACTGGTGGCAGTCCCACCAGTGTATGTATAAGTGATCTAAATCTTGACGGGAAGCCAGACATCGCAGTAACAAATTATATATCTGGTACGATATCGGTTTTCCAAAATGCAGGGACAAATGGGGTTATTTCATTTGCTACAAAACAAGATTATACTGTAGGTACTTATCCTACCGGAATCGCGTCAGGAGATTTGAACGGTGATGGCAAGCCAGAACTTGCGGTAGTAAATAATCTTCACGAAACACTTTCTGTCTTAAAGAATACCAGTACCACTGGGTTAGTGTCCTTTTCAGACAGAGTAGATTATAGCACTGGGACTTCCCCAAGCAGTGTACGCATTGATGATCTCGACGGGGATGGGAAATCGGATGTAATTGTTTCCAACGCAGCAGCAAAAAGTGTTTTTCTCTTCAGGAATACGTCAACTGGAGCTGGCCCCATTTCATTCGCAGCGACGACCGAGTCGATTCTTGGATCGTTCGCCAGTTATTTTGACCTGGCAGATCTGGATGGTGATGGTCGTCCAGATCTCGCTATAACCGGTGATTCTATAGTATTAGCAAGGAATACGAGTAGCATTGGCAGAATTACTTTTGACAGGGCCTATGCCATATCTCGTGCCGACAACATATCCGTTGCAGATCTGGATATGGATGGAAAACCAGATCTTGCAACAATTAATGTAGATGATAATATCATCTCGATATATAAAAACACTATAGATGGACCATATGTGACTTCTTTCGCACCTACAAGTGCGGTTACAGGAACAGCAGTAACGATCAGGGGAACTAATTTCAAAGCTACTAACGCGGTAACATTCGGAGGAGAACCCGCCGCTGCATTTACTGTAACTGCTGATTCTATCATCACGGCAATCGTAGGAGAAGGTGCTTCGGGGCCAGTACAGGTCACAACGGCCATCCGCTCGGGAAAGCTTTCAGGGTTCATTTATCTCTCACCGCCTGCCATTACATCCATAACGCCGTCAGTTGGTACTAAAGGATCGGTTATTTCAATTAAGGGAAAAGACCTAAAGGAAATAACTGCTGTTTCTTTTGGCGGAGTCCCCGCAACATCCTTTACATCGCAATCTGATACAAGCGTAATTGCTGTAGTTGGAGCAGGAGCTTCGGGCCCAGTCAGCCTATCCACACCTTACGGTAATTCGTCTCTTCCAGGGTTTGTTTATGTTGTGGAGGGTATTGCTCCAGTCATAAACAACATTTCTCCTTTATCAGGACCTGTCGGGACGATTGTGACGATCAGAGGATCCAACTTCAGCACTAATCCGGCAGCTAATATTGTTCGTTTTGGTCCTGTTAGAGGAAAAGTAGTAACGGCAACAACTACAGAATTAACAGTAGCAGTTCCAACAGGCGCCAACTACCGGCCCATTACCGTAACAACTGGGAGACTGACTGCTAGTACGGCTCAACCATTTAATGTGACATTTTCCAGCGGGGGTGGACCGTTTACTTCCAATAGTTTCAAATCTCCTGTTAACTTTCCTGCCAGTATCAGACCGGAGGCTATCGAAATTGATGATTTGGATGAAGATGGGAAAAGCGATATCGTGATAGCACACTCTAAACAAGGTGGTACATGTGGATCAGTACTGAAAAATATCAGTACGAACGGAACATTGGCCTTTGATACGTCATTGAATCTCCAGGGCTACGATGTAGGTGGAGCTGTCCATGTAACCTCCGGAGATTTAGATGGCGATGGCAAGCTGGATCTTATATATTCTACAAATTATGGGGGCGTCTGTATATTCAAAAACGCTAGCTCCCTGGGCATGATTTCATTCCCTGAAAGAATACTTCTTCCAATAGCAAATCGTCCTGACTTCACAGTGATTGCAGACCTGGACAGCGATGGAAAACCTGACATCGCAGCCATTAGTGCAGCATCTTCGACAATGACGCTTTTCAGAAACACAAGTATAGCCGGCGTAATCTCTTTTCAAGAAGCAGGTGTTGTCAATACAGGTCGCTATCCACTTGCTATAAAGGCCGGCGATCTAGATGGTGATGGAAAACCAGAGTTGATAGTTCCAAATTCTAATGACAATAATATTTCCATATATAAAAATATGACAGCAGGCAAAGGGATCTCATTTGCCTCCCGGGTCGATTACGCGACCCTTGAATTTCCCTGTCGTGTTGCCATTGGTGATTTAGACGATGACGGAATGCCGGAAATCATCGTTGCGGGCAGAAGCTCACCAAACGATAGTTTATCTGTATTTAAGAACAGAAGTGCCGGTGGTTTAATCAAATTTGCCCCCATGATAAATTATCCAACAGACTGGGGAGCAAACAATGTTGAGCTGGAAGATCTGGACGGCGATAAGAGGTTAGATATTATTTCACCGAATGGTCCCCATTCAATATCCATGTTTAGAAACACAAATAGTAATGGAACCATTAGCTTGGAGGACAGCGTCAATTTTGATATACGTGATTTCACAACAGGACTATCTATAGGAGACATGAATGGAGATGGGAAACCTGACATTGCTGTACCTTTAATATTTAGTGACATTCTGGCAATATTACAAAACGATATTGCTACCGATCAATCACCAATAGTCCACTCCTTCACTCCTGCGGCAGCCCCCGCCGATGATATTATAACAATCCGTGGTCAACATTTCACAAACGCTACCACTGTTGCCTTCGGAGGCTTACCTGCAAAATCCTTTACGGTAATGTCTGATAGTGTTATTTATGCTATTGTAGCCAATGGTGCTTCTGGGATGATAAGCACAACAACACCATATGGTACCGGAGCAATCGACGGGTTTAACTTTATTACGAACACACCGGCACTCACGGTTGGTGCTATATTCCCAGATAGTGCTACTACTGGAACAATTGTTACGATAATCGGCACCGGATTTTACAAAATCAAAAATGTCTTATTCGGGGGATCACCTGCCTCCAGATTCATAATTGTGTCTGATACATTGATTTCAGCAGTCGTTGGCACTGGTGCCTCAGGAGATGTCGGTGTTGCCGGATTGGATACGACGGTATATATACCAGGTTTTTCATACATTACTCCCCCTCCCGTAATTACCTCGTTTAGGCCTGTATCAGCCACAATCGGCCAGCCTGTAAAGATCTATGGTCGCAACTTTACCGGTATCACACAAGTATCTTTTGGAGGTACACCTGCAACTTCATTTATAGTAGATTCCACAGGTGTTATTACAGCTGTTATTGGTTCCGGTATTTCCGGCGCAGTAAGTGTAACAGCCGAGGGAGGAACTAGTACAAGGCCAGGTTTCACATACATCACGCCTCCTCCAATCATCAATTCATTTACACCTGTAGCAGCTACAATAGGAGACACTGTAAACATTTCCGGAGAGAATTTCTCAAGTACAAAGGATGTCCTGTTTGGAGGTGTATCTGCGCTCCGGTTCGTAGTTAATTCAGACTCCAGCATCACAGCAATAGTGGGTCCAGGCACATCTGGCGAAGCCAGCGTAGTAACGGTTAACAGTATTGGTAAACTTGCTGGATTTACATATATTGTACCTACACCATTTATCAAGTCGTTTGTACCATCATCTGCTACTACTGGGACAACTGTTTATATCAATGGAAGTAACTTTACGGACGTTTCACAAGTAATGTTTGGGGGAATTCCCGCGGCATCGTTTGAACTAGACTCTACTAAAGGTATAAAAGCTATTGTTGCTAATGGCGCTTCTGGCGAAGTGAGTGTAACTACTGCAGGTGGTACAGCAGTCTTACCAGGGTTCACCTACATTAGCTCTTCCGCCACACCGGTTATCACGTCCTTTACGCCATTATCGGCAACTAAAGGAGAAACAGTAAGCATCACAGGCAGCAATTTAAGCAACGTTACACAAGTGTTGTTTGGCGGCAAACCGACTACTTCATTTGTGATACACTCTTCTACCAGTATAACTGCTATAGTTGGCGATGGTGCTACAGGCCCGATCACTGTTATAACTACTAAAGACACAGTAAACCAGGATGGCTTTACGTATATCCTTCATTCACCCGTTATTAGTTCATTTATACCAACATCGGCTGCCAAGGGTGATACAATTAGGATCAGTGGAATAAATTTTAATAATATTACACAGCTATTATTCGGAGGCGTACCAGCGGCTTCATTTGCAGTAAATTCAAATAATCAAATTATGGCAATAGTAGGAGATGGAGCATCGGGCGATATTACAGTGATTTCTGGCGAGGGCAATAGTAGTATGGCCGGCTTCATATTTATGGCACCTCCTATTATATCTTCTTTTGCACCAGTATCAGCTACATCCGGCACTCTGATTAATATCAGTGGAAATAACTTCTTGAAGGTGTCTCAAGTTCTGTTCGGCGGTGTTCGGGCTAATTCATTCATAGTAAATTCACCTACGAACATCACTGCAATTGTGGGCGAAGGAGCATCCGGGGCAGTAAGCGTTATTGCAAATAATAGTATTGATTCTCTTCCTGGTTTTACTTACAAGAAGCCCCCCTCAGTTTCTCCAAAGGCTTTAGTGGTATATCCCAACCCTGTGTTCAATGGTACAGTAAGCATTAAACATCCAATGAGCGCGAAAACTGCACATATTTTACTGGTTGATATAAATGGAACGGTCATAAAGAGCCTTACCGTTCCACCAGGCGAAACGCAAACAAGCCTAACCGGAATGGATCTTTTATCAGGTATTTACCAGATATATTGGTCTGACGACGATCGTCGGATTCTACAACGAGTCGTAATACCTTAG
- a CDS encoding WG repeat-containing protein: protein MRQVLYLLLTLLTVQSYAQSPKYPYYDGHKWGMVDDSNQVVIPPKYDSEFWIFREKIAIVQKDSLYGSIGVDGTTILPCRYDSIVIIRRFIAAALSKGKYRLVDVSTGKELSGVLFDKWDESNHDNPPILPVHIGAKWHFMNMATGELINKQGYDEIGFVTTGYYEGVVQQGGKYGVLNLTTGALIAPIQYDHLVYKSQGAFDAIEGDKVLSYTADGRSRPGNAAILTQHQSASSAAIPIDATKIDDSYVGNMSLYVYKGKDNDWKVTYEKRVWASSPVTPVKEFQLTGFTNVEKFYYDETMQPQALLKVVQNGKTGLIAPEGNVILPCIYDSIRNEGGFFVTQLDGKEGLIKTDWRVLSLPVLKRVYHANYEVGAYLIEMPDGRKGYMNMHNGKIYIPEVGR from the coding sequence ATGAGGCAAGTTTTATACTTACTACTTACTCTCCTTACAGTCCAGAGTTATGCACAATCCCCTAAATATCCTTATTACGACGGCCATAAATGGGGCATGGTTGACGATAGCAATCAGGTAGTGATTCCGCCGAAGTACGATTCCGAGTTCTGGATTTTTAGAGAAAAGATTGCCATCGTGCAGAAGGATAGTTTATACGGTTCAATAGGAGTTGATGGAACAACGATATTGCCCTGTCGCTATGATTCCATTGTCATTATCAGACGTTTCATTGCAGCTGCCCTGTCGAAAGGTAAGTACCGCCTGGTGGATGTAAGTACTGGTAAAGAGCTTTCTGGAGTTTTATTCGATAAATGGGACGAGAGTAATCACGATAATCCACCCATACTGCCAGTACATATCGGTGCTAAATGGCATTTCATGAATATGGCTACAGGAGAGTTGATCAACAAGCAAGGCTATGATGAGATCGGATTTGTTACCACCGGTTATTATGAAGGTGTGGTGCAGCAAGGCGGTAAATATGGAGTATTAAATCTTACCACCGGTGCTTTGATTGCCCCCATCCAATATGATCATTTGGTATACAAAAGCCAGGGGGCTTTTGACGCCATTGAAGGGGATAAAGTGCTTTCTTACACTGCCGATGGCAGGTCAAGGCCGGGTAATGCCGCCATATTAACGCAGCACCAATCGGCGTCGTCCGCTGCTATCCCTATCGATGCAACCAAGATTGACGATTCTTATGTTGGAAATATGAGCTTGTATGTATATAAAGGCAAGGACAACGATTGGAAGGTGACTTATGAAAAGCGAGTTTGGGCTAGTTCACCGGTGACCCCTGTCAAAGAATTCCAGTTGACTGGTTTTACTAACGTTGAAAAATTTTACTATGATGAAACGATGCAGCCGCAAGCCCTGCTAAAGGTAGTGCAGAACGGTAAAACTGGCTTGATAGCACCCGAGGGCAATGTTATACTACCTTGTATCTATGACAGCATCCGAAATGAAGGTGGTTTCTTTGTGACCCAGCTAGATGGCAAAGAAGGGCTGATTAAAACTGACTGGAGAGTACTGAGTCTGCCTGTTCTTAAACGTGTGTATCACGCTAACTATGAAGTGGGCGCGTACTTGATAGAAATGCCGGACGGTAGAAAAGGTTATATGAATATGCATAATGGTAAGATATATATTCCAGAAGTGGGTAGATAG
- a CDS encoding DUF6055 domain-containing protein, with the protein MKTRVLLLLCLLLTGSLSAQKTIYIPAEFSNAPLNTWSYSKSYQSANFIVFWGNIVGTDPASYSDPNLRFNPQSVCDTLEKIYTKFVTELAFCSDAPTKNLGKYKIIIVMNDTWGTNGPSGWAFGGTYGNTIGAMWVHPNATRDGAVISHELTHALQGMISIQENTAGGGYVNYEPAGFFWEAHANYMRTQMYPRFAGDDLPRWMGTQMFHLSSTRHHYGTFKWLYTIQETEGINMVNRLWKESVANEHPLITYRRLKGWTQSQLNDFLYGYAKREVTYDYPVNNFGSIMRAARNALKNNEPHYIWRLYTILTQVNATTGRYVVPDAFAPQDYGYNIIPLYTTCSSRNVTVKFKGHTEVNSTAGWRYGFVAANADGTVSRYGALNSANEAEISFQMNSNETQLYLVVMGAPTTHTSYVWEPGWPKIKRYPYEIRVANAVPEGYQSSFRAAYKTNGHTHSNGGGWVANSATVAATAYVGPNAIVLGNANISGTARIEGTAWVENATVQNSVVIGGNASVWNGTYSGTANIGENAILSNCTLSGNAIVKGNAMEWGVTFGGSGVTVGGDAEIGSCSTAGVYLQVPHTNNGRTECDGRPATHTSNVDVNAAYTRFTDAQMAFTGTVSCPAAGTLAVVHATETNRGVTVYPNPASTVINISMHNFTADEEVVLSLYNTEGKVVLNRRVKASPNFVLNAAAEGLKPGVYVLKVRGREVFMRKIVIAR; encoded by the coding sequence ATGAAAACACGTGTACTACTATTGCTATGCCTGTTGCTGACGGGCAGTCTTTCCGCGCAGAAAACTATTTACATTCCCGCGGAGTTTTCAAATGCGCCGCTGAACACCTGGTCTTACAGCAAGTCCTATCAGTCAGCCAACTTCATTGTCTTCTGGGGCAATATCGTAGGCACTGATCCGGCCAGCTACTCAGATCCTAACCTGCGTTTTAATCCGCAGTCCGTTTGCGACACCCTGGAAAAGATCTACACGAAGTTTGTAACTGAGCTTGCATTCTGCTCTGATGCGCCAACCAAGAATCTGGGTAAATACAAGATCATCATTGTGATGAACGATACCTGGGGCACCAACGGGCCCTCCGGTTGGGCTTTCGGAGGTACCTATGGCAATACCATCGGCGCCATGTGGGTACATCCGAACGCTACACGCGATGGTGCGGTGATCAGTCATGAGCTGACGCATGCTCTGCAGGGCATGATCTCCATACAGGAGAACACGGCAGGAGGCGGTTATGTCAATTACGAGCCCGCAGGTTTCTTCTGGGAGGCGCATGCCAACTATATGCGCACGCAGATGTATCCCCGTTTTGCAGGCGATGATCTGCCCCGCTGGATGGGCACACAAATGTTCCATCTCAGTTCTACAAGGCATCATTATGGTACCTTTAAATGGTTATATACCATCCAGGAAACGGAAGGCATCAATATGGTGAACAGGTTATGGAAAGAGTCTGTAGCGAACGAACATCCGCTGATCACCTATCGCAGGTTAAAGGGATGGACACAATCACAGCTGAACGATTTCCTGTATGGTTATGCGAAACGCGAGGTGACTTACGACTACCCGGTGAATAATTTCGGCAGCATTATGCGGGCAGCAAGGAATGCTTTGAAAAACAACGAACCTCATTACATCTGGCGGCTGTATACCATACTGACCCAGGTGAATGCGACTACCGGCCGTTATGTGGTGCCGGATGCCTTTGCGCCGCAGGACTATGGTTATAACATCATCCCATTATACACCACCTGCAGTTCCCGTAATGTGACGGTGAAGTTCAAAGGACATACGGAAGTGAACAGCACTGCCGGCTGGCGTTACGGTTTCGTCGCTGCCAATGCAGATGGTACTGTGTCCCGTTACGGGGCCTTAAACAGCGCTAATGAGGCAGAGATCAGTTTCCAGATGAACAGTAATGAAACCCAGTTATACCTCGTGGTAATGGGAGCGCCCACCACACATACTTCCTATGTATGGGAACCCGGCTGGCCAAAGATCAAAAGATACCCTTACGAGATCCGCGTGGCCAACGCTGTACCTGAGGGCTACCAGTCCAGTTTCCGTGCAGCTTACAAAACCAACGGGCATACACATTCCAATGGCGGTGGCTGGGTGGCCAATTCGGCAACCGTAGCAGCCACTGCTTATGTTGGCCCGAATGCCATTGTATTGGGCAACGCAAATATTTCCGGTACTGCGAGAATAGAAGGTACCGCCTGGGTGGAGAATGCTACGGTGCAGAACAGCGTGGTGATAGGTGGCAATGCCAGTGTATGGAACGGTACCTACTCCGGAACGGCTAATATCGGTGAGAATGCGATCCTAAGCAATTGTACCCTATCCGGCAATGCTATCGTAAAAGGCAATGCGATGGAGTGGGGTGTTACCTTCGGCGGCTCCGGCGTTACGGTTGGCGGTGATGCGGAAATAGGCAGCTGTAGTACCGCCGGTGTCTATCTGCAGGTACCGCATACCAACAATGGCCGTACAGAATGTGATGGCCGGCCCGCTACGCATACTTCGAATGTAGATGTCAATGCTGCTTATACCCGCTTCACCGATGCACAGATGGCCTTTACGGGAACGGTTAGCTGTCCGGCTGCCGGCACGCTGGCTGTAGTGCATGCGACCGAAACGAACCGTGGGGTGACAGTATATCCGAATCCTGCCAGTACGGTGATCAATATCAGCATGCATAATTTCACCGCTGATGAAGAGGTGGTACTGTCGCTGTATAATACGGAAGGCAAAGTGGTCCTGAACAGGAGAGTAAAGGCTTCACCGAACTTCGTCCTCAATGCGGCCGCCGAAGGGCTGAAACCAGGCGTGTATGTGTTGAAGGTGAGGGGGAGAGAGGTGTTTATGAGGAAGATTGTGATTGCAAGGTAA